The nucleotide sequence GAGGGCGTAGCCGCCATCGAGATTGTAGACGCTCTGCACGAGTCCCTTGCCGAAGCTGGTCGTGCCGAGGACGAGCGCGCGGTCGTAGTCCTGCAGCGCGCCGGTCACGATCTCCGACGCCGACGCCGAGCCACCATCGACCATGACGATGAGCGGGATGTCGGGCATGAGCGGATCGACCTGCGCGACGTACTTCTCGAACTCGCCGCGGCCGCGCACCGAGAGCAGTTCCTTCCCCTTGGGGAGGAAGAGATTGGACATCGAGAACGCTTCCTCGAGAATGCCGCCGGGGTTGCCGCGGAGGTCGAGGATGATGCCCTTGGCGCCCTGCTTCACGAGCGCCTTGGTGTTGTTGACGATGTCTTCGGTGGTCTGCTCGGAGAAGCGCGTGAGCGGGATGTACCCGGTCTTCTCGTCGAGCATCATGGCGTACGGCACGGCCGGGACGTGAATCTCGGCGCGCTTGAAGTTCATCTTGATGGGCTGGTTCACGCCAAGGCGCAGGAACGTCACCGTGACCGGCGTCCCGATGGGGCCGAGGAGGTGGTTCTGCACTTCCTGCGTGTTGAAGCCGCGCGCGTTGACGGTGTCGATGATCGCGATGCGATCGCCTTCCTGCACGCCGCCGCCTTCCGCCGGTGAGTTGGGGAAGACCTTGTCGACGATGACGTAGTCGCCCGACTTCACGATCTGCATGCCGATGCCGGCATAGCGCCCGTTCGTATTGCGCGAGAACTCGGCGAGCTGCTTGGGGGTGAAAAGCTCGGTGTAGGGATCGTTGAGCTCCTTCACGAGGCCGCGGGCGGCCTTCTCGTAGAGCATCTGCGCGTCGAGGGTATCCACGTACCGCAGGGCGACGAACGTCAGCACCTGGTCGAGGAGTTGGGCGCCCCCGCGGGTCTGGCGCTGCTGCAGGGCAAAGCCCGAGGCGACCAGCGGTACGGTGACGAGGGCGGCCAGGGCGGCCATGCGCTTACGGGTCATGCGGGTCTCGGTTTGGAGGACCTTGGAAGGTACAGGCTACTTCTAACGTACGCTGAGGATGGACCGCTGTTCCTTGTCGGGGCGGCGGGGGCCTCGGGCTCTGCGACTGGGATCTGTTCGGATCGGTCGATCAGAAGTCGGACTCGGGACAACTATGGACGATGGGAGTCGGGATCGGGCTCGGAGGTGGGGGTCGGAGTGGTAGGGATGGGGCTTGCTGCGTGAAGGGCATTTTAAAGCCAGTGTCGAAGCAGAAAGACGCCACCAGTACTCCGACCCCGACTTCCGAGCCCGATCCCGACTCCCACTGTCCATAGTTGTCCGTAGACCGACGTCCGAGAGAGCGCCGGACGCCGCCTCCCATCAGCCCTCTTCCCGCGGCCTCGATCCCAGCACGTAGTCCACCGCCCACTGCCGCTCGTACTGCCGGATTCCGATGTCCCGCACCAGTCCCGCCGAGAGCAGCATTTCGTGCGCCGGCTGGAGGACGCGCTGGAGGTGCGAGGGGTAGCGCTGGGTCAGGGGGAGCTGCTCGGCGAGGCGCTCGAGGGGGATGCGCCAGCTGAGGCGGCCGTCGGCGCGGGCGACCTCGAGGATGCGGTAGAGGCGCCGGGCGACGGGGCTCGAGAGGGCGTGGTAGCGGCTGGCGGAGAGGGTCACGACGTGCCGGGCGGCGAGGTTCGCGCGCAGGGTGGCACTGAGGGTGACCCGGGCGTCGCCGGGCTCGCCGGCGGCGAGGTTGCCGAAGAGGTGGAGCTGTTCGCGGTCGGCGACGCGGCGGCGCTGGACGCTGACGGTGCTGAGGACCGTGAAGCTCAGGTCCTCGTGGCCGCTGGCGGCGCTCCAGTAGGCCCCGATGCTTTCGAGCGTGGTGCGCTCGAGGCGGGTGAGGGCGGCGCGGAGCTGCTCGTAGGTGCGGCCGTCGGCGCGGCGCCCCATGGAGCGGAGGAAGGCGTGGAGCGTGAAGGTGATCGCCCCATCGGCGGGGGAGCCGGCCTCATGGTAGCGATGCAGCAGCTCCACGTAGACGTCCTGATCGAACGTCCCGGGGAGGCGATCGCCCGGCGCGGGGATCACCCGCCAGCGCCCGCCGTTGTCGGTCGTGAACGACACGGGGGCGTCATCGGCGGAGTCGCTCAAGCGGAAGAGCGGCAGCTCTTCGATCGAGCGGTCGAGTACGACACCACGGACAGAGGGCCGACGACGGGCAGCGAGGGTCATCGGGGGAGGAAGTTGGTCACGCGCCTCGCATACAGCAACTGGCTGCGAACAACTGGCCGGCTCAGATCATCTCGGGCTTGAGCTCGTGCTCCACCACTTTGCCGTTCTCGAGCGTCACGTGATAGACGCGCGCTTCGGCGCGGGTGCCCACGATGCGCTTGGGCTGCTCGTCTTCGAAGTAGATGCCGGCGTCGTTGTCGCAGGCAAAGCCGGGCTTCATTTCGCCCGAGCCGATGAGCTTGTGGTAGAGCGGGCGGCGGCCGGCTTCGGCGTCGTAGTGCGGGCAGTGGCTCCCCTTCAGGAAGCCCATGCACTTCACCACGCTCAGCGCCTTGGGGCGCGAGTCGGTGGTGCCTTCCTCGAACCAGCAGAGGGAGCCGGCGCTGGCGCCACCCAGGACGATGCCCTTCTCCCAGGCCTGGCGGAGGAGCACGTCCACGCCCTGCGCCTTCCAGATGGCCTGCTGATTGAGCGTGTTGCCGCCGCTCACGACGATGGCATCGGCCGAGAAGATGACTTCATCGAAGCCCTGCGTTTGCGACAGGCTTTCGATGAACATGGGCTGCACGAACGGCTCGACGTTGAGCGGCGCGCAGCTCTGGTAGAAGCCGAGGATCGCGTCGGGGCTGTCGGCGCTGGCCGTGGGGAGGAAGAGCACGCGCGGCCGCGCCTTGCCGGTGAGCTGCGCCATATAGGCGATGAACTTCGTGCGGAACCCGCCGCCGGCGATGAGGATCTTCTTGGTGGCGCGGGGGGCAGTCGAATCGGTCATGACGGGTTCGGCGCTGAGCAGGGAGGGCGTGGCCAGGGCCGCGGCGGTCAGGGTCGCGGTGCTGGAGACGAAATCGCGGCGGTGCATGGCAGCAGGGGTTGGGGGCGACAGCCTACGCCTGATTCTCGCCCGGCTCGTCGCTGCCGTCCAGATCATCGTCGTCCGGATAGCCGAGGGCGGCGGTTTCGCTGAAGCGACGGCCGAGTCGGATCTGCCACGCCGCATCGCGCTGTAGCGCCGCGGGAATGGGCGGCGCGCTCACGCCGGCATCGGCGCAGACGTCGGCCAGCAGCTCCTTGCCGTCCACGAACACGAGCGTATCGGCGTGCAGCCCCGAGAAGACGCGCACGCCATCGGTCTCGATGATGTACGCCAGCAGATACTCGCTCGGGCCCAGGTCATGCGTGAGATCGGGCTCGTGCACAAAGAGCGTGGTGTCGCTCAACCGATCGGTGAGCGTCGCGCCCACCCCGGCTTCCACGGTCTCCACTTCCCACAAGCCAAGCGGTGCGCGCAGCGCGGCCTGCGCCAATGCACGCGACTCGACATCCGCGCGCTTGCCCGCGGCATCATCCAGCCACGCTTCCGCGATGGGCTGCTTGAGCGCACTCGGTTCGTAGTTGAAGAGCGACCACGCGGTGAAGAGATCGGCCACGCCTTCGTCGACGTCTTCGTCTTCCTTCACGCCCCACGCATCGAGCGCGGCATCGACCCAATCGGCTGTGAGCTTTTTCTCGGCCCAGTCGAGCAGCTCCTGCCCGACACGCTTCTGGCGCTGCAAGACGACGTCGCCCTTGAGCCATTCCTTGCGCGCGTCGGCCGGCAACGCCGCGGCCTCAGGCGGCACGGCAGCGCCGTGACACTTCTTGAACTTCTTACCGGAGCCGCAGGGGCAGGGCGCGTTTCGATCCATGCGGCCAATCTAGCGCGTGCTGCTGGCTCGGTGGATTGTGGGGATTGGATGGGGATTCGGTCGGATCTTGGGATAACTGAAACAGCATGGGGGATTGAGGGGATCT is from Gemmatimonadaceae bacterium and encodes:
- a CDS encoding S41 family peptidase, translated to MTRKRMAALAALVTVPLVASGFALQQRQTRGGAQLLDQVLTFVALRYVDTLDAQMLYEKAARGLVKELNDPYTELFTPKQLAEFSRNTNGRYAGIGMQIVKSGDYVIVDKVFPNSPAEGGGVQEGDRIAIIDTVNARGFNTQEVQNHLLGPIGTPVTVTFLRLGVNQPIKMNFKRAEIHVPAVPYAMMLDEKTGYIPLTRFSEQTTEDIVNNTKALVKQGAKGIILDLRGNPGGILEEAFSMSNLFLPKGKELLSVRGRGEFEKYVAQVDPLMPDIPLIVMVDGGSASASEIVTGALQDYDRALVLGTTSFGKGLVQSVYNLDGGYALKITTGKWYTPSGRSIQKERKFTADGQFLEVLPDSMETDSVRKARPTFKSAAGRTLYGGGAITPDVIVPPDTLTTPEQQLRRQLAPNIQKYLNAVSAVAEAQKGKVTPTFTYNTAWRDQVWQKLVADTVKIDKTVWDAGATDVDRYVEERVAKVAFGDTLVRRRSLKDDNQLRKALELMKKSTTQKDLFTVAGTAMPVAKAPVKKSGN
- a CDS encoding replication initiator protein A; translated protein: MTLAARRRPSVRGVVLDRSIEELPLFRLSDSADDAPVSFTTDNGGRWRVIPAPGDRLPGTFDQDVYVELLHRYHEAGSPADGAITFTLHAFLRSMGRRADGRTYEQLRAALTRLERTTLESIGAYWSAASGHEDLSFTVLSTVSVQRRRVADREQLHLFGNLAAGEPGDARVTLSATLRANLAARHVVTLSASRYHALSSPVARRLYRILEVARADGRLSWRIPLERLAEQLPLTQRYPSHLQRVLQPAHEMLLSAGLVRDIGIRQYERQWAVDYVLGSRPREEG
- a CDS encoding peptidase E, coding for MHRRDFVSSTATLTAAALATPSLLSAEPVMTDSTAPRATKKILIAGGGFRTKFIAYMAQLTGKARPRVLFLPTASADSPDAILGFYQSCAPLNVEPFVQPMFIESLSQTQGFDEVIFSADAIVVSGGNTLNQQAIWKAQGVDVLLRQAWEKGIVLGGASAGSLCWFEEGTTDSRPKALSVVKCMGFLKGSHCPHYDAEAGRRPLYHKLIGSGEMKPGFACDNDAGIYFEDEQPKRIVGTRAEARVYHVTLENGKVVEHELKPEMI
- a CDS encoding SEC-C domain-containing protein; the protein is MDRNAPCPCGSGKKFKKCHGAAVPPEAAALPADARKEWLKGDVVLQRQKRVGQELLDWAEKKLTADWVDAALDAWGVKEDEDVDEGVADLFTAWSLFNYEPSALKQPIAEAWLDDAAGKRADVESRALAQAALRAPLGLWEVETVEAGVGATLTDRLSDTTLFVHEPDLTHDLGPSEYLLAYIIETDGVRVFSGLHADTLVFVDGKELLADVCADAGVSAPPIPAALQRDAAWQIRLGRRFSETAALGYPDDDDLDGSDEPGENQA